One genomic window of Gossypium hirsutum isolate 1008001.06 chromosome D11, Gossypium_hirsutum_v2.1, whole genome shotgun sequence includes the following:
- the LOC107904488 gene encoding glutathione S-transferase T1, translated as MKLKLYADRMSQPVRAVIIFCKKNGIDFEEIRVDIAKRQHLTTEYAEINPMKQLPAIVDGRFKLFESHAILVYLASSFPGVADHWYPADVFKRSKIHSVLDWHHSNLRRGPTTIVRNTVLAPVLGRPLNPEAAAEGEKFLSASLSKIESIWLKGNGRFLLGGNQPSIADLSLVCDIMQLELLGETERNRFLGPYKEVQQWIENTRNATNPHFDEVHKILMKAREKLQNLRLKGANNEGGESDMKRTLHSRI; from the exons AGCTCAAACTATATGCAGATCGCATGTCTCAGCCTGTTCGAGCTGTCATCATCTTCTGCAA GAAAAATGGTATAGACTTTGAGGAGATTAGAGTTGATATCGCTAAGCGTCAACATTTAACTACTGAATACGCAG AAATTAATCCCATGAAGCAGCTGCCCGCCATCGTTGATGGAAGATTTAAGCTGTTTGAGAG CCATGCCATTCTTGTCTATCTTGCTTCTTCATTTCCTGGAGTTGCAGATCATTG GTACCCTGCTGATGTTTTCAAGAGAAGTAAGATACACTCGGTGTTGGATTGGCATCACTCCAACTTACGTCGTGGTCCAA CCACAATTGTTCGGAATACTGTCCTAGCACCGGTGCTTGGCCGTCCATTGAATCCAGAAGCAGCTGCTGAAGGTGAGAAATTTCTGTCTGCATCTCTGTCGAAGATAGAGTCCATTTGGCTCAAGGGTAATGGCCGTTTTTTGCTTGGCGGGAACCAACCATCTATAGCTGATCTTAGCCTCGTTTGTGACATAATGCAACTCGAG CTTTTGGGTGAGACGGAACGAAACAGGTTTTTGGGTCCTTACAAGGAAGTTCAGCAGTGGATCGAAAACACAAGAAATGCTACAAATCCTCACTTCGATGAAGTGCATAAGATCCTAATGAAAGCCAGAGAAAAACTGCAAAATCTGCGGTTGAAGGGAGCGAATAACGAAGGTGGTGAATCTGACATGAAAAGAACTTTGCATTCAAGAATTTGA
- the LOC107904487 gene encoding uncharacterized protein: MGNRRFAQVSTSDDEDEVPIRTRRSRPEDTKQERKRKKMKLLEEDDEEEEERALKKTKKNKKKRDDDTEEEEEEPEEEEEPEEEGVQEDAKPIGEAVRVSGKGRGRRSHYEAFEFDGNRYDLEDPVLLVPEDQEQKPYVAIIKDISQTKDGSIMVTGQWFYRPEEAEKKGGGSWQSRDTRELFYSFHRDEVPAESVMHKCVVHFVPIHKQHPNRKQHPGFIVQRVYDTVERKLWKLTDKDYEDSKQHEIDLLVQKTLSRLGDLPDLEIDAAAAVVDQEEQLKAKRTLRKKNISPLDVTRNDEGTTRSDQHMKAETPGSCTSNTTEYYTILSKANVLTGVTHRDKWMERLLQAVQYMCSSPDSVHNDDKVKGGSDSLEPERGAKSSGTANGSQEKSSNAGKSFQWPDAAVAAVTALEKASHDAFSPDMKYNQKLRQLMFNLKNNPLLARRLLNGELEPSTILNMTPAELKEGLTAEETAKKEPDESERMQMTDARCSRCNEFKVCLRDIIQAGHGDRYQLECIACGNSWYASRDEASSLTIEPSSSSAKGAGSGQPAMAKPEIPEKKSVSPRESESTKNAE, encoded by the exons ATGGGAAACCGAAGGTTCGCTCAGGTATCCACTAGCGACGATGAGGACGAAGTTCCGATACGTACCCGACGGTCCCGGCCGGAAGATACCAAGCAagaaaggaaaaggaagaaaatgaagcTACTAGAAGAGGATGatgaagaggaagaagagaggGCATTGAAGAAAACgaagaagaataagaaaaagCGAGATGACGACacggaggaagaagaagaagaaccagAGGAAGAAGAGGAACCAGAGGAAGAAGGAGTTCAAGAGGATGCGAAGCCAATAGGGGAAGCTGTTAGGGTTTCTGGGAAAGGAAGAGGAAGGAGGAGTCATTATGAAGCTTTTGAGTTTGATGGCAACCGATATGATCTC GAGGATCCAGTTCTTTTAGTTCCCGAAGATCAGGAGCAGAAGCCTTATGTGGCAATCATTAAG GACATTAGTCAGACTAAGGATGGGAGCATTATGGTTACTGGCCAGTGGTTTTATCGCCCTGAAGAGGCTGAGAAAAAAGGTGGTGGAAGCTGGCAATCACGTGATACCAGAGAGCTGTTTTATAGTTTCCATAGGGATGAGGTTCCAGCTGAATCTGTGATGCACAAGTGTGTAGTGCACTTTGTTCCCATACATAAGCAACATCCAAACCGTAAACAGCATCCAGGTTTTATTGTGCAAAGAGTTTATGACACTGTAGAGCGGAAACTTTGGAAGCTAACTGATAAAGATTATGAGGATAGTAAACAGCATGAGATTGATCTACTTGTTCAGAAAACTTTATCACGTTTGGGAGATCTCCCTGACCTTGAGATTGATGCTGCTGCTGCAGTTGTTGATCAGGAAGAGCAATTGAAAGCTAAAAGAACACTCAGGAAAAAGAACATTTCACCTCTTGATGTTACGAGGAACGATGAAGGAACTACAAGGTCTGATCAACATATGAAAGCTGAAACTCCTGGAAGCTGTACAAGTAATACCACTGAATACTACACTATTTTGTCAAAAGCTAACGTGCTAACTGGAGTAACCCATCGTGATAAGTGGATGGAGAGGCTTCTCCAAGCAGTTCAATACATGTGTAGTTCTCCTGATAGCGTGCATAATGATGACAAAGTAAAAGGTGGTTCTGATAGCTTGGAACCTGAAAGAGGCGCTAAGAGTTCAGGAACTGCAAATGGATCACAAGAGAAGAGTTCAAAT GCTGGCAAGTCTTTTCAGTGGCCAGATGCTGCTGTTGCTGCTGTAACTGCACTCGAGAAGGCCTCACATGATGCTTTTTCACCTGACATGAAATATAACCAGAAGTTACGGCAACTTATGTTCAACCTGAAG AACAATCCGTTGCTCGCTCGACGTCTACTAAATGGAGAATTGGAACCTTCAACAATACTTAACATGACACCTGCTGAGTTAAAG GAGGGTTTAACTGCTGAAGAGACAGCAAAAAAAGAGCCCGATGAATCAGAGCGCATGCAG ATGACTGATGCTCGGTGCTCAAGATGCAATGAATTTAAAGTCTGTCTAAGGGACATTATCCAAGCAGGACATGGAGATCGCTACCAG TTGGAATGTATTGCATGTGGAAATTCCTGGTATGCTTCTAGAGACGAGGCGTCTTCACTTACAATAGAGCCATCATCAAGTTCTGCCAAGGGTGCTGGTTCGGGACAACCAGCCATGGCGAAGCCTGAAATTCCCGAGAAGAAGTCGGTTAGCCCCCGTGAATCAGAATCTACAAAAAATGCGGAGTAA
- the LOC107904486 gene encoding transcription factor EGL1-like isoform X1 — protein sequence MATTGVQNQEKVPMNLKQQLALAVRNIQWSYGIFWSISAKQPGVLEWGDGYYNGDIKTRKTVQSFEPKADDQLGLQRSEQLRELFESLSAGETSPHTKRPSVALSPEDLTATEWYYLVCMSFVFNIDQGLPGRTLSIGQPIWLCNAQYADSKVFSRSLVAKSASIQTVVCFPYAGGVIELGVTDLVSKDPGLIHRVKSLLLDAPETITGNINDVACPGLGPNEIESELSPFLGCEQLERGSPNEISDGFEPNQPAEDPFVNGGASQGENDNDNDFRDVEECDRINRAAFDPISDDMHYRTVVSVLLKSSHQFILGPHFGNSNKESGFISWKMNSSVKYRKAKVEIPQKLLKKMLFEVPRMHDKGLLKSPQGGDGVGDAVWRPEADELCKSHVLSERRRREKINERLMILKSLVPTNSKADKVSILDDTIEYLQDLERRVEELECCRELTESETKTKQKHHRDRAERTSSNKVTNGNKSASSNKRKAYDIEETKQDIDHVASKDGSTENLTVSTNNKDLTIEFKCRWRDGILFEIMDALSVLDLDCHSVQSSTIEGILSVTIKSKYKGSSVAKPGTIKQALLQKVQSLTFV from the exons ATGGCTACTACTGGGGTTCAAAATCAAGAGAAGGTCCCAATGAACTTGAAGCAACAACTTGCTCTTGCTGTTAGAAACATTCAATGGAGCTATGGGATTTTCTGGTCCATTTCAGCTAAACAACCAGG GGTCTTGGAATGGGGTGATGGTTATTACAATGGAGATATAAAGACAAGGAAAACAGTTCAATCTTTTGAACCTAAAGCTGATGACCAACTAGGTTTACAAAGAAGTGAGCAATTAAGAGAACTATTTGAATCACTTTCAGCTGGTGAAACTAGTCCTCATACTAAAAGACCTTCAGTTGCATTATCCCCTGAAGATCTCACTGCTACTGAATGGTATTATTTGGTCTGTATGTCATTTGTATTCAACATTGACCAagg ATTGCCTGGAAGAACATTATCAATTGGTCAACCTATTTGGCTATGTAATGCTCAATATGCAGATAGTAAAGTGTTTAGTCGTTCACTGGTTGCTAAG AGCGCGTCTATTCAGACAGTAGTATGCTTTCCATATGCAGGAGGTGTGATTGAGCTTGGTGTGACTGATttg GTATCGAAAGACCCCGGTCTTATTCATCGTGTTAAAAGTTTGTTGTTGGATGCTCCGGAGACGATAACAGGGAACATCAATGATGTTGCTTGTCCAGGTCTTGGTCCGAACGAAATTGAGTCCGAATTGAGTCCGTTTTTAGGCTGTGAACAACTAGAAAGAGGTTCTCCAAACGAGATTTCGGATGGTTTTGAGCCTAACCAACCAGCAGAAGATCCGTTCGTGAATGGTGGGGCTTCTCAG GGTGAAAATGATAATGACAATGATTTCCGAGATGTCGAAGAGTGTGATCGTATAAACCGGGCTGCTTTTGATCCTATAAGCGATGATATGCACTACCGAACCGTCGTGTCGGTCCTATTAAAGAGCTCGCACCAGTTTATTCTGGGACCGCATTTTGGAAACTCGAACAAGGAATCCGGGTTCATTAGCTGGAAGATGAATAGCTCAGTGAAATATCGGAAAGCAAAGGTTGAAATCCCTCAAAAGTTATTGAAGAAGATGTTGTTTGAAGTCCCTCGGATGCATGATAAAGGATTGCTTAAATCTCCACAAGGCGGTGATGGTGTTGGAGATGCGGTTTGGAGACCAGAAGCGGATGAACTTTGTAAAAGCCACGTCTTATCAGAGAGGAGGCGTCGGGAAAAAATAAACGAACGACTTATGATCCTCAAATCATTGGTCCCTACGAATAGCAAG GCTGATAAAGTTTCTATCTTAGATGATACAATAGAGTACCTACAAGACCTCGAAAGAAGAGTTGAAGAATTGGAATGTTGCAGAGAATTAACCGAGTCTGAGACTAAAACGAAACAGAAACATCATCGGGATCGTGCTGAGCGAACATCCAGTAACAAAGTCACCAACGGAAACAAATCGGCTTCCTCAAATAAAAGGAAAGCGTACGATATTGAGGAAACAAAACAGGATATCGACCATGTTGCATCTAAAGACGGCTCGACCGAAAATCTAACCGTTAGTACGAACAACAAGGATTTAACAATCGAGTTTAAGTGTCGATGGCGGGATGGAATTCTGTTCGAGATAATGGATGCTCTAAGCGTACTTGATTTGGATTGCCACTCTGTTCAATCGTCTACCATCGAAGGGATTCTTTCTGTGACTATAAAATCAAAG TACAAAGGATCAAGTGTTGCAAAACCAGGGACAATCAAGCAAGCATTATTACAAAAGGTTCAATCTTTAACCTTTGTGTAA
- the LOC107904486 gene encoding transcription factor EGL1-like, translating to MATTGVQNQEKVPMNLKQQLALAVRNIQWSYGIFWSISAKQPGVLEWGDGYYNGDIKTRKTVQSFEPKADDQLGLQRSEQLRELFESLSAGETSPHTKRPSVALSPEDLTATEWYYLVCMSFVFNIDQGLPGRTLSIGQPIWLCNAQYADSKVFSRSLVAKSASIQTVVCFPYAGGVIELGVTDLVSKDPGLIHRVKSLLLDAPETITGNINDVACPGLGPNEIESELSPFLGCEQLERGSPNEISDGFEPNQPAEDPFVNGGASQVQSWQFMDDHHSLNTSDCISQTFSDHEDVVPLCQGENDNDNDFRDVEECDRINRAAFDPISDDMHYRTVVSVLLKSSHQFILGPHFGNSNKESGFISWKMNSSVKYRKAKVEIPQKLLKKMLFEVPRMHDKGLLKSPQGGDGVGDAVWRPEADELCKSHVLSERRRREKINERLMILKSLVPTNSKADKVSILDDTIEYLQDLERRVEELECCRELTESETKTKQKHHRDRAERTSSNKVTNGNKSASSNKRKAYDIEETKQDIDHVASKDGSTENLTVSTNNKDLTIEFKCRWRDGILFEIMDALSVLDLDCHSVQSSTIEGILSVTIKSKYKGSSVAKPGTIKQALLQKVQSLTFV from the exons ATGGCTACTACTGGGGTTCAAAATCAAGAGAAGGTCCCAATGAACTTGAAGCAACAACTTGCTCTTGCTGTTAGAAACATTCAATGGAGCTATGGGATTTTCTGGTCCATTTCAGCTAAACAACCAGG GGTCTTGGAATGGGGTGATGGTTATTACAATGGAGATATAAAGACAAGGAAAACAGTTCAATCTTTTGAACCTAAAGCTGATGACCAACTAGGTTTACAAAGAAGTGAGCAATTAAGAGAACTATTTGAATCACTTTCAGCTGGTGAAACTAGTCCTCATACTAAAAGACCTTCAGTTGCATTATCCCCTGAAGATCTCACTGCTACTGAATGGTATTATTTGGTCTGTATGTCATTTGTATTCAACATTGACCAagg ATTGCCTGGAAGAACATTATCAATTGGTCAACCTATTTGGCTATGTAATGCTCAATATGCAGATAGTAAAGTGTTTAGTCGTTCACTGGTTGCTAAG AGCGCGTCTATTCAGACAGTAGTATGCTTTCCATATGCAGGAGGTGTGATTGAGCTTGGTGTGACTGATttg GTATCGAAAGACCCCGGTCTTATTCATCGTGTTAAAAGTTTGTTGTTGGATGCTCCGGAGACGATAACAGGGAACATCAATGATGTTGCTTGTCCAGGTCTTGGTCCGAACGAAATTGAGTCCGAATTGAGTCCGTTTTTAGGCTGTGAACAACTAGAAAGAGGTTCTCCAAACGAGATTTCGGATGGTTTTGAGCCTAACCAACCAGCAGAAGATCCGTTCGTGAATGGTGGGGCTTCTCAGGTGCAAAGTTGGCAATTCATGGATGACCACCATTCTTTGAATACAAGTGACTGCATATCTCAAACCTTTTCTGATCATGAAGATGTTGTTCCTCTGTGCCAGGGTGAAAATGATAATGACAATGATTTCCGAGATGTCGAAGAGTGTGATCGTATAAACCGGGCTGCTTTTGATCCTATAAGCGATGATATGCACTACCGAACCGTCGTGTCGGTCCTATTAAAGAGCTCGCACCAGTTTATTCTGGGACCGCATTTTGGAAACTCGAACAAGGAATCCGGGTTCATTAGCTGGAAGATGAATAGCTCAGTGAAATATCGGAAAGCAAAGGTTGAAATCCCTCAAAAGTTATTGAAGAAGATGTTGTTTGAAGTCCCTCGGATGCATGATAAAGGATTGCTTAAATCTCCACAAGGCGGTGATGGTGTTGGAGATGCGGTTTGGAGACCAGAAGCGGATGAACTTTGTAAAAGCCACGTCTTATCAGAGAGGAGGCGTCGGGAAAAAATAAACGAACGACTTATGATCCTCAAATCATTGGTCCCTACGAATAGCAAG GCTGATAAAGTTTCTATCTTAGATGATACAATAGAGTACCTACAAGACCTCGAAAGAAGAGTTGAAGAATTGGAATGTTGCAGAGAATTAACCGAGTCTGAGACTAAAACGAAACAGAAACATCATCGGGATCGTGCTGAGCGAACATCCAGTAACAAAGTCACCAACGGAAACAAATCGGCTTCCTCAAATAAAAGGAAAGCGTACGATATTGAGGAAACAAAACAGGATATCGACCATGTTGCATCTAAAGACGGCTCGACCGAAAATCTAACCGTTAGTACGAACAACAAGGATTTAACAATCGAGTTTAAGTGTCGATGGCGGGATGGAATTCTGTTCGAGATAATGGATGCTCTAAGCGTACTTGATTTGGATTGCCACTCTGTTCAATCGTCTACCATCGAAGGGATTCTTTCTGTGACTATAAAATCAAAG TACAAAGGATCAAGTGTTGCAAAACCAGGGACAATCAAGCAAGCATTATTACAAAAGGTTCAATCTTTAACCTTTGTGTAA
- the LOC107904484 gene encoding gibberellin 20-oxidase-like protein encodes MMSELEEDSLKLPVLDLTQPDNIESSFLSSLLKACQEWGFFYVTNHGIPINLFTKIREFSNHIFHLGSDTKLKLGPSSCLKTYTPHFIASPYFESLKVSGPDFFDSSKASIDELFGQHKPEFSEILQEYGNHMMKLSKKIIEIILKSLGTGYEKRFLDSEFGNCHGYMRIVNYTPPSNVEENQVEGLGMHTDMSCITIVFQDELGGLQMRSKDGKWLNIDPCKNSLVVNIGDLMQAWSNGRLRSSEHRVVLRRSRNRFSLVFFWCFEDEKEVIAPNEIVGNGNPRIYHPFVCLKYIKFRESNEVGKFEKIGYTVKDFAGLNV; translated from the exons ATGATGTCTGAACTTGAAGAAGATTCTTTAAAGCTTCCAGTACTTGATCTAACCCAACCTGATAATATTGAATCCTCTTTCTTGTCTTCTCTCTTAAAAGCTTGTCAAGAATGGGGTTTCTTTTATGTTACCAACCATGGCATCCCCATTAATCTATTTACCAAAATTCGTGAATTTTCGAACCATATATTTCATCTTGGTTCAGACACTAAGCTCAAGCTTGGTCCATCATCTTGTCTTAAAACATATACTCCCCATTTCATTGCTTCTCCTTATTTCGAAAGCTTAAAAGTAAGTGGACCGGATTTCTTTGATTCTTCTAAAGCTTCCATTGATGAACTCTTTGGCCAGCACAAGCCTGAATTTAG TGAGATATTACAAGAGTATGGGAACCATATGATGAAGTTGTCAAAAAAGATCATTGAGATCATATTAAAGAGTTTAGGAACCGGTTACGAAAAAAGGTTCCTTGATTCGGAATTTGGGAACTGTCACGGATACATGAGGATAGTGAACTACACGCCACCAAGCAACGTTGAAGAAAACCAAGTCGAAGGGCTTGGAATGCATACTGACATGAGTTGCATAACGATCGTGTTTCAAGACGAGCTTGGCGGCTTACAAATGAGATCGAAAGACGGTAAGTGGTTAAACATAGATCCGTGCAAGAATTCATTAGTAGTTAACATAGGAGACCTAATGCAGGCATGGAGCAACGGACGATTACGATCGTCCGAACACCGGGTTGTTTTGAGACGGTCTCGGAACCGGTTTTCGTTAGTGTTCTTTTGGTGCTTTGAAGATGAAAAGGAAGTTATTGCACCAAATGAAATTGTGGGAAATGGTAACCCTAGAATTTACCATCCATTTGTTTGCTTGAAATATATAAAGTTTAGGGAAAGTAATGAGGTAGGTAAATTTGAGAAAATTGGCTACACCGTAAAAGATTTTGCTGGGTTAAATGTTTAA
- the LOC107904483 gene encoding ubiquitin-conjugating enzyme E2 4 produces the protein MSSPSKRREMDLMKLMMSDYKVEMINDGMQEFYVEFNGPKDSPYHGGVWKIRVELPDAYPYKSPSIGFINKIYHPNVDEMSGSVCLDVINQTWSPMFDLVNVFEVFLPQLLLYPNPSDPLNGEAAALMMRDRAAYEQRVKEYCEKYAKPEDIGAKAEEKSSDEELSEDEYAASDDEEIAGKPDP, from the exons ATGTCTTCTCCAAGCAAACGCCGAGAGATGGACTTGATGAAAct GATGATGAGTGACTACAAGGTGGAGATGATCAATGATGGCATGCAAGAATTTTATGTTGAATTCAATGGACCAAAAGACA GTCCTTATCATGGTGGTGTATGGAAGATTAGGGTGGAACTCCCAGATGCTTATCCTTATAAATCTCCATCAATTGGCTTTATAAACAAGATCTATCACCCGAATGTTGATGAAAT GTCTGGTTCAGTTTGTTTGGATGTCATCAATCAGACTTGGAGCCCTATGTTCG ATCTGGTAAATGTCTTTGAAGTGTTTCTTCCTCAACTTCTTTTATATCCCAACCCATCGGATCCATTGAATGGAGAAGCTGCTGCTCTTATGATGCGTGATCGTGCTGCCTATGAACAAAGAGTTAAAG AGTATTGTGAGAAATATGCCAAACCTGAAGACATTGGAGCAAAGGCGGAAGAGAAGTCAAGCGACGAAGAGCTGAGTGAAGATGAATATGCTGCCTCCGATGATGAGGAAATCGCCGGAAAACCCGATCCTTAA
- the LOC121223607 gene encoding uncharacterized protein, giving the protein MSYNLSSISDYSCFNYKIPEMVSTETIDYNVLSDLPSYDLQALLNNKGNEQNPNQLENLCLYRTTQFQSLSSNRNPDKGYENFDFAYNDENVAKFLQRSCFNGHSFRNFQGPDNSFFENSLMEKPGFKIGRYNPEERQERISKYRAKRNQRNFNKRIKYACRKTIADNRPRIRGRFARNDETVEIQKAPCSTRHEEEFELWALHEVEDETMAIGTFMNSFSLHQFQYSRHGRF; this is encoded by the exons ATGTCTTATAATCTTTCATCAATTTCTGATTACTCTTGCTTCAACTATAAAATTCCCGAAATGGTTTCCACTGAAACAATCGATTATAACGTATTGTCTGATCTTCCCAGTTATGATCTTCAAGCTCTGTTGAACAACAAGGGAAACGAGCAAAACCCAAACCAGCTTGAAAATCTCTGTCTTTATCGAACAACCCAGTTTCAATCTCTGTCTTCTAATCGAAATCCAGACAAAGGGTATGAAAATTTCGATTTTGCTTACAACGATGAAAATGTAGCAAAGTTCTTACAAAGAAGCTGCTTTAATGGCCATTCTTTTCGAAATTTTCAAGGTCCTGACAACAGCTTTTTTGAG AACTCTTTAATGGAGAAACCAGGCTTTAAAATAGGACGTTACAACCCAGAAGAGAGACAAGAGAGGATTTCAAAGTATAGAGCTAAACGTAATCAAAGGAACTTCAACAAAAGAATTAAG TATGCTTGCCGGAAAACAATAGCCGACAACCGTCCTCGTATACGTGGCCGATTTGCACGTAACGATGAAACTGTCGAGATTCAGAAAGCTCCGTGTTCAACCAGACATGAAGAAGAATTTGAATTATGG GCGTTGCATGAGGTGGAAGATGAAACAATGGCCATAGGGACATTTATGAACAGTTTCAGTTTACATCAGTTTCAATACAGCCGCCATGGCCGCTTCTGA